From a single Streptomyces sp. NBC_01264 genomic region:
- a CDS encoding alpha/beta fold hydrolase, whose product MIISHDVDGPADAPAVVLLHSSVCDRRMWEPQWRPLLAAGFRVVRPDFRTCGDSPAAEAPYSDHGDVRELLEHLGIRRASFVGSSYGGRIALTLAALHPELVGALALLCPARPAQRRGPALLAFNAAEAALLDAGDLEGAAGLNARQWLGPDADEAAHALVRAMQLGNLRGALAADGDHDLPEPAFEPAAITAPVLAVGGAHDIPDFREVPAELASLVRGAVQLELPWAGHLPSLERPEEITRLLIEFLSGR is encoded by the coding sequence ATGATCATTTCTCATGATGTGGACGGTCCCGCCGACGCCCCGGCCGTCGTCCTGCTGCACTCCTCCGTGTGTGACCGGCGGATGTGGGAGCCGCAGTGGCGGCCGCTGCTCGCCGCCGGGTTCCGGGTGGTCCGGCCGGACTTCCGGACCTGCGGGGACTCCCCCGCCGCCGAAGCCCCGTACAGCGACCACGGGGACGTACGGGAGCTGCTGGAGCACCTCGGCATCCGGCGGGCCTCGTTCGTCGGAAGCTCGTACGGCGGCCGGATCGCGCTGACGCTGGCCGCGCTGCACCCGGAGCTGGTGGGCGCGCTGGCGCTGCTGTGTCCCGCCCGGCCCGCGCAGCGGCGCGGCCCGGCGCTCCTGGCCTTCAACGCCGCCGAGGCCGCCCTGCTGGACGCCGGCGACCTGGAGGGCGCCGCCGGGCTCAATGCCCGCCAGTGGCTCGGTCCGGACGCCGACGAGGCCGCGCACGCCCTCGTGCGGGCCATGCAGCTCGGGAACCTGCGGGGCGCCCTGGCCGCCGACGGGGACCACGACCTCCCCGAGCCCGCCTTCGAGCCTGCCGCCATCACCGCCCCCGTCCTCGCCGTCGGCGGCGCGCACGACATCCCCGACTTCCGCGAGGTCCCCGCCGAACTCGCCTCCCTGGTGCGCGGCGCCGTCCAACTCGAGCTGCCCTGGGCCGGCCACCTGCCCTCCCTGGAACGCCCGGAGGAGATCACCCGGTTGCTCATCGAGTTCCTCTCCGGACGCTGA